A genomic window from Sporosarcina sp. Marseille-Q4063 includes:
- the ybeY gene encoding rRNA maturation RNase YbeY, giving the protein MLEIYLIDETDSINDEIQQLVSNILKHAASEEGISGEAEVSVTFMSDDEITKVNAEYRGMNQPTDVISFALEEMSEGEVAIIAQQGIPVVLGDIIISVDTAEHQAKEYGHDINREIGFLALHGFLHLLGYDHLTKEDEVKMFGRQKEILHSYGLER; this is encoded by the coding sequence ATGCTAGAAATTTATTTGATTGATGAGACCGATTCAATCAATGATGAAATTCAACAATTAGTATCGAATATTTTGAAACACGCTGCTAGTGAAGAAGGTATTTCAGGAGAAGCGGAAGTGTCAGTGACTTTTATGTCTGACGATGAAATAACAAAGGTGAATGCTGAGTATCGCGGTATGAATCAACCGACTGATGTCATTTCTTTTGCATTAGAGGAGATGTCTGAAGGCGAAGTGGCAATCATTGCACAACAAGGAATCCCTGTTGTGCTTGGCGATATCATTATTTCAGTCGATACGGCCGAGCATCAAGCAAAAGAGTACGGGCATGACATAAACCGTGAAATTGGATTTTTAGCACTTCATGGTTTTTTACATTTGCTCGGTTATGATCATTTAACCAAAGAAGATGAAGTGAAGATGTTCGGAAGACAAAAAGAAATTCTTCATTCCTATGGGTTGGAGAGATAG